CAGGAGGGCCCCCGTACCGTCCGGGGTCCCGCCACCTCCGCGCCCGCCTCGCTCACCCTGCGCCGCAGTTCACGGTCCGCCGTGACGACCAGGACGGGGCGGTCACCGGCCTCGGTCACCGCCTCGACGATGCGGTCGTCGCCGCTGCCGGGTGCCTCCACGACCCGTACGCCGGGGACGGACTCCACCCCCTTGGCCGCGCCCTCCACCACGAGGACCAGCTCCACCGGACCCTCGTGTCCGGGCAGTCCGTCCCGGGCGAGCCGGTCCCGCAGCCGCTCCGCGGCACCCCGGCG
This portion of the Streptomyces mirabilis genome encodes:
- a CDS encoding NTP pyrophosphohydrolase, producing MTDQPLLVIIDAANVVGSVPDGWWRDRRGAAERLRDRLARDGLPGHEGPVELVLVVEGAAKGVESVPGVRVVEAPGSGDDRIVEAVTEAGDRPVLVVTADRELRRRVSEAGAEVAGPRTVRGPS